One genomic region from Nocardia vinacea encodes:
- a CDS encoding ABC transporter ATP-binding protein, translating to MSAGAAVRMRRLRIAYGESLAAEVDLDVDPGEIVVLLGPSGCGKSTILRAMAGLLTPIGGTAEVDGGAVGTGAQCAMVFQEDALLPWRTARKNVEFALRLRGVPRGRRRPEALELLNQVGLNDFGDHLPGALSGGMRQRVQLARTLAAQPRVLLMDEPFGALDAQTRADMQRLLISVWQRHKTTVLFVTHDVDEALLLADRIVLLTTRPARIQRIITIDNPRAPGARFEPEFARRRYEILAALGEDTELAAASAEEAP from the coding sequence ATGAGCGCGGGAGCGGCCGTCCGGATGCGCCGGCTGCGCATAGCATACGGCGAAAGCCTCGCTGCCGAAGTGGATCTCGATGTCGACCCAGGCGAGATCGTGGTACTGCTCGGTCCGTCGGGATGCGGTAAATCAACCATCCTGCGTGCCATGGCCGGATTGCTGACACCGATCGGTGGCACCGCCGAAGTGGACGGCGGTGCAGTGGGTACCGGCGCACAATGCGCGATGGTCTTTCAGGAAGACGCGCTGTTGCCATGGCGCACCGCTCGTAAGAATGTCGAATTCGCGTTGCGGCTACGTGGGGTGCCGCGTGGTCGGCGTCGACCGGAGGCATTGGAATTGTTGAATCAGGTGGGGCTCAACGACTTCGGTGACCACCTGCCCGGCGCCCTGTCCGGTGGTATGCGCCAGCGCGTGCAGCTGGCCCGCACCTTGGCCGCACAACCGCGCGTACTGCTCATGGACGAACCGTTCGGTGCGTTGGATGCGCAGACCCGTGCCGATATGCAACGGTTGCTGATCTCGGTGTGGCAGCGTCACAAGACGACTGTCCTGTTCGTCACCCACGACGTCGACGAGGCTTTGCTGCTCGCGGATCGGATCGTCCTGCTGACCACTCGTCCCGCCCGGATCCAGCGCATCATCACGATCGATAATCCCCGCGCGCCGGGCGCTCGGTTCGAACCCGAATTCGCGCGGCGCCGCTACGAAATCCTGGCCGCACTCGGTGAAGACACTGAGCTCGCGGCCGCATCGGCTGAGGAGGCGCCATGA
- a CDS encoding ABC transporter permease, translated as MTVSAEPVAAIPATSAETGATTHRSTGRPVRVVLPGRLRTALLTAVPLGALVLLWYLLTANQVVFWLRFDKIPTPAEVLDSFRTQLGTHSYYSNIVSSIRRILVGFGLATVGGVLVGMAIGRSYMVSALVRPILEVFRPIPAIALVPLAILLFPTGEQGIVFITFFAAFFPVAVSTIHAMHALPKVWEEAARTLGARRWVILFQIALPGALPGIFSGLSVAMGVAWICVISAEMISGQFGIGYFTWQSYGLLDYPGVVVGMLSIGVLGWATAWLVEVVGRRVNRWLPRAVR; from the coding sequence ATGACGGTATCCGCCGAACCGGTTGCCGCAATCCCGGCAACGTCTGCCGAAACGGGGGCGACCACCCACCGATCGACCGGACGGCCCGTCCGGGTAGTGCTACCGGGCCGACTGCGCACGGCACTGCTCACTGCGGTACCGCTGGGCGCGCTGGTTTTGCTGTGGTATCTGCTCACGGCGAACCAGGTGGTGTTCTGGCTGCGCTTCGACAAGATCCCCACGCCCGCAGAGGTTCTGGACTCGTTCCGAACTCAGCTGGGCACCCATTCCTACTACAGCAATATCGTCTCCAGCATCCGCCGAATTCTGGTCGGCTTCGGGCTGGCGACGGTGGGCGGTGTGCTCGTCGGTATGGCGATCGGTCGCTCATACATGGTCAGCGCGCTGGTGCGACCGATACTGGAGGTATTCCGGCCGATACCGGCAATCGCGTTGGTGCCCTTGGCTATTCTGCTGTTCCCGACGGGGGAGCAGGGCATCGTCTTCATCACCTTCTTCGCGGCATTCTTCCCGGTAGCGGTCAGCACCATCCATGCCATGCACGCCCTGCCGAAGGTGTGGGAAGAAGCCGCTCGCACGCTCGGCGCGCGACGTTGGGTGATCCTGTTCCAGATCGCCTTGCCCGGTGCGCTACCCGGCATCTTCTCGGGGCTTTCGGTGGCGATGGGCGTCGCGTGGATCTGCGTGATCAGTGCCGAAATGATTTCCGGACAGTTCGGTATCGGTTATTTCACCTGGCAGTCCTACGGCCTGCTCGACTATCCGGGGGTCGTGGTCGGAATGCTGTCGATCGGAGTGCTGGGCTGGGCTACCGCCTGGCTCGTCGAAGTGGTCGGTCGGCGGGTCAACCGTTGGTTGCCGAGGGCAGTGCGATGA